A region from the Pelobates fuscus isolate aPelFus1 chromosome 1, aPelFus1.pri, whole genome shotgun sequence genome encodes:
- the LOC134595397 gene encoding protocadherin-8-like encodes MLEFWRAAPVLLLLSVLLPLYSCEVAHYYTFEEEPPGSVIGVLANNSKFNSTEGPISNFRLMKQFNSSLIHVRESDGQLSIGERINREQICRQTLNCILAMDVVSFSKEQFTLIHVKVEVKDINDNSPQFPRSEIPVEVSESAPVGTRIPLDIAIDEDVGSNSIQSFQISVNSHFSLDVQTRADGVKYAGLVLMKELDRESQSSYTLELVAMDGGSPSRSGSAVVSIRVIDYNDNSPAFERSSVTVELMEDAPMGYLLLDLNAFDPDEGVNGEIVYSFSPQVSQEVRQLLKIDPNSGRLTLEGQVDFETKQTYEFDVQAQDISPNPLTATCKVIVHIIDVNDNAPAISITPLTSISSGVAFITEAATEGSLVALISTTDRDSGTNGKVHCTLHGHEHFKLQQAYEDSFMIVTRSLLDREKIAEYNLTVVAEDLGYPSLITRHQYTIRVSDENDNAPVFAKPVLEVSTVENNAAGAYITTVVARDADIGDNRRVSYRLMEGEVLGQPLSTFVAIDAESGVLRAVRSLDYEKLKQLDVEVEATDKGIPPHSTRVQLHIKIVDQNDNPPEITFPYLHNGSAEVLLPVNAPSNYLCFQIKADDPDAGVNSQLFYTILRDNNRLFAINRGTGEVYLRRKVNLHEFEDLTIVIAVYDSGRPSLFCNATIKFILTDSLPSSVEIVIMQTQEEEEQQLDLSIIFIAVLAGGCTLLLAAIMFVACTCKRKSSLFKRESEERRIYREAQPLNSSGQSTSSITQSESCQLSIKTESEDISVSTGQREDLKSNSNVSVSASPSQTSSWHQEKSAGSIGGNSNVDQGSTKDSGKGDSDFNDSDSDASGEGLKKISDQNIHSQPGVVYMESSKAYRSAEHYYSHRIDTGLHNGNLTMHYEKGFAVPYSLRAPYYNTYHPRIPNAYIPHHNLKDSNYHMNTATTGRVHREYDVDYLNRGRTISPPRLSRKYQEFSYAPETMLQTNASEIATTF; translated from the exons ATGTTGGAGTTTTGGAGAGCAGCTCCCGTACTGCTGCTGCTCAGTGTGCTACTTCCATTGTATTCTTGCGAAGTGGCCCATTATTACACCTTTGAAGAAGAACCTCCCGGATCAGTTATTGGGGTTTTGGCCAACAACTCAAAGTTCAACTCCACCGAAGGACCCATCAGCAACTTCCGTCTGATGAAGCAGTTTAACAGCTCCCTCATCCATGTTCGGGAGAGCGATGGGCAGCTGAGCATCGGGGAGAGGATAAATCGGGAGCAGATTTGCAGACAGACTCTGAACTGTATCCTGGCCATGGATGTGGTCAGTTTCTCCAAGGAGCAATTCACCCTCATTCATGTTAAAGTAGAGGTGAAGGACATCAACGATAACAGCCCCCAGTTTCCTAGGTCCGAGATACCTGTGGAGGTGTCTGAAAGTGCTCCTGTAGGCACCAGGATCCCCCTTGACATAGCCATTGATGAGGACGTTGGGTCAAACTCCATCCAGAGCTTCCAAATCTCAGTGAATAGTCACTTTAGCCTTGATGTCCAGACCAGGGCTGATGGGGTGAAATACGCAGGCCTGGTGCTGATGAAAGAGCTGGACCGGGAAAGCCAGTCCTCCTACACATTGGAGCTGGTGGCCATGGATGGAGGAAGCCCATCTCGCTCAGGCAGCGCAGTGGTCAGTATCCGGGTGATTGACTACAATGATAACAGTCCAGCGTTCGAGAGGAGCTCGGTCACTGTGGAGCTCATGGAGGATGCTCCCATGGGGTACCTGCTGCTGGACCTCAATGCTTTTGATCCAGATGAAGGTGTGAATGGAGAAATTGTCTATAGCTTCAGTCCTCAGGTGTCCCAGGAGGTTCGACAACTCCTTAAGATCGACCCCAACTCCGGTCGCTTAACTCTTGAAGGTCAGGTTGACTTTGAGACCAAACAAACCTACGAGTTTGATGTCCAGGCTCAGGACATCAGCCCGAACCCTTTAACAGCCACCTGCAAAGTCATCGTCCATATTATAGATGTGAATGACAATGCCCCAGCTATCAGCATCACCCCTCTGACCTCCATCAGCTCGGGAGTCGCCTTTATCACCGAGGCAGCCACTGAAGGTAGTTTGGTAGCTTTGATCAGTACCACGGACAGAGACTCCGGGACAAACGGAAAAGTTCATTGCACTCTGCATGGACACGAGCATTTTAAGCTCCAGCAAGCCTATGAGGACAGCTTCATGATAGTCACAAGATCGCTATTAGATCGGGAGAAGATTGCCGAGTACAACCTGACTGTGGTGGCTGAGGACCTCGGATACCCTTCATTGATAACCCGCCATCAATACACTATCCGGGTGAGTGATGAAAATGACAATGCCCCTGTTTTTGCCAAACCGGTATTAGAAGTGTCTACCGTTGAAAATAATGCCGCTGGCGCCTACATCACTACAGTGGTAGCCAGAGATGCTGACATTGGCGACAACCGTAGAGTTTCTTACAGGCTGATGGAGGGTGAAGTTTTGGGACAGCCCTTGTCTACCTTTGTAGCTATAGACGCAGAGTCTGGGGTGTTGCGAGCTGTAAGGTCCCTGGACTACGAAAAACTCAAACAACTAGATGTTGAGGTTGAGGCTACAGACAAGGGGATCCCTCCACATTCTACCCGAGTTCAACTGCACATCAAAATAGTTGATCAAAACGACAACCCTCCTGAGATAACATTCCCTTATCTGCACAATGGGTCAGCAGAAGTTCTCCTGCCAGTCAATGCTCCCTCTAATTACCTGTGCTTCCAAATCAAAGCTGACGACCCTGATGCAGGGGTTAACTCACAGCTCTTCTATACTATACTGAGGGATAACAATAGACTCTTTGCTATCAACAGAGGAACTGGTGAGGTATACCTAAGAAGAAAAGTTAACCTTCACGAATTTGAGGACCTGACCATTGTGATTGCTGTTTATGACAGCGGCAGGCCTTCCTTGTTCTGCAATGCAACCATCAAGTTTATTCTCACTGACTCCTTGCCTTCTAGTGTAGAGATAGTCATCATGCAAACACAAGAGGAGGAAGAGCAGCAGCTAGATCTGTCCATAATCTTCATTGCAGTCTTGGCAGGAGGCTGTACTTTGCTCTTGGCAGCCATTATGTTCGTGGCCTGTACTTGCAAAAGAAAATCAAGTCTCTTCAAACGTGAATCAGAGGAGAGGAGAATCTACCGAGAAGCACAGCCATTAAACTCCAGTGGCCAAAGCACCAGTTCTATTACTCAATCTGAATCGTGCCAGCTCTCCATCAAAACAGAATCCGAGGATATCAGCGTGTCGACCGGTCAGAGAGAGGATCTTAAGTCAAACTCAAAT GTTTCGGTTTCTGCCTCTCCAAGTCAAACATCTTCTTGGCATCAGGAAAAGTCTGCTGGAAGCATAGG tGGGAACTCTAATGTGGATCAAGGAAGCACTAAAGACAGTGGCAAAGGAGACAGTGATTTCAATGATAGTGACTCAGATGCCAGTGGTGAAGGCCTCAAGAAGATCTCTGACCAGAACATTCATAGTCAGCCTG gtgttgTCTACATGGAAAGCTCAAAGGCATATCGCAGTGCTGAACATTATTACAGTCACAGGATTGACACTGGTCTGCATAATGGAAACCTTACTATGCATTACGAAAAGGGGTTCGCAGTGCCTTATTCATTAAGAGCCCCTTATTACAATACATATCATCCAAGAATACCTAACGCATACATTCCTCATCATAACCTCAAAGACTCAAATTATCATATGAACACTGCAACTACTGGACGAGTACACAGAGAGTATGATGTAGATTATTTAAACAGAGGCAGAACAATATCTCCTCCTAGGCTGTCTCGAAAATATCAAGAATTCAGTTATGCACCAGAAACAATGTTACAAACAAACGCTTCTGAAATAGCCACAACATTTTAA